From a region of the Actinomadura luzonensis genome:
- a CDS encoding MarR family winged helix-turn-helix transcriptional regulator, whose translation MTLLRDEGLTAEELAVWRMLQRAQVRITRRLEAELLVAHDLPLASYEVLMQLAEAPGRRLRMNDLADRVLLSRSGLTRLIDRLQRDGLVTREACADDARGLYAVLTDGGAARLADATPTYLRGIRTQFLDMLGSGEIAQIRAMLARLDAPAPGGSSAPGGAAP comes from the coding sequence GTGACTCTTCTGCGCGACGAGGGCCTGACCGCCGAGGAGCTGGCGGTCTGGCGGATGTTGCAGCGCGCCCAGGTGCGCATCACCCGCCGCCTGGAGGCGGAGCTGCTCGTCGCCCACGATCTGCCCCTGGCCTCGTACGAGGTGCTCATGCAGCTCGCCGAGGCGCCCGGCCGGCGGCTGCGGATGAACGACCTGGCCGACCGCGTCCTGCTCTCGCGCAGCGGCCTGACCAGGCTCATCGACCGGCTGCAGCGCGACGGGCTGGTCACCCGCGAGGCGTGCGCCGACGACGCCCGCGGCCTGTACGCGGTGCTGACCGACGGCGGCGCGGCCCGGCTCGCCGACGCCACGCCCACCTACCTCCGCGGCATCAGGACGCAGTTCCTCGACATGCTGGGCAGCGGCGAGATCGCCCAGATCAGGGCCATGCTCGCGCGCCTCGACGCGCCCGCGCCCGGCGGGTCTAGCGCACCGGGCGGCGCCGCTCCTTGA